Below is a genomic region from Azospirillum sp. B510.
GGTCGTGGTGATGGACATAGACGGCGAGGTCGCGGGCATGGCCGCCGAACAGGGCGTGATATTCCGGATGGCGGCTGACATCCTCCGGCCGGCCGGAACAGCAGACATGGCCGTTCAGGCAGATCACCCGGTCGGTGCGCGCCATCACCGTGTGCAGATCGTGGCTGACCAGCAGCACGCCGCAGCCGCGCCGCTGCCGGACCTCGGCGATGCGGTTGAACAGCTCGGCCTGGCCATGGACATCGACCGCCTGGTCGGGCTCGTCCAGCACCAGCAGGTCGGGGTCGCCCAGCAGGGCGCGGGCCAGCAGCACCCGCTGCATCTCGCCGCCGGAAATCGTCTGCACCGCGGACTCGGCCAGCCGCGTCACCCCGGCCTCCTCCAGCGCCGCCGTCACCCGGTCGGCGGTCACCGGCCGCCACAGCGCCAGGAAGCGGCGGACGGTCAGCGGCAGGGTCTGGTCCACCGCCAGCCGTTGCGGCATGTAGCCGACGCGCAGGTTCGGGCGCCGCAGCACCCGTCCGCCATCGGGCGCCACCAGCCCCAGCACGGCGCGCACCAACGTCGTCTTGCCGGCGCCGTTCGGGCCGATCAGCGTCACCACCTCCCCCGGCTGGACGGCGATGCTGACGCGGTCCAGCACGGTGCGGCCGCCGAAACGGACGGTCAGATCCTCGGTCCAGGCGAGCGGGCCGCTGAACAGGGCGGATGGATCCTGGCTTGGCTGGAGGCGGCTTGGCTGGGGTGTTGACATGTTACGTTATAACGTGACACCAAAGTGGAACCGGTTCCCCTATGCGCTGAAACCGGAAGCCTGTCCAGCACGTCAAGAGGATCCCTCCCATGCGCCTTACCGCGCTGTCCACCATGATGACCGCCGCCCTTCTCACCACGGCCGCCGCCTTGCCGGCCCATGCCGAGGCGCCGAAGGTGGTGGTGTCGATCAAGCCGATCCATTCCCTGGTCGCGTCTGTCATGCATGGGGTGGGAGAGCCGGTCCTGCTGGTGCGCGGTGGCGCCTCGCCGCACAGCTATACGATGAAGCCGTCGGACGCGAAGGCGCTGTCGGCCGCCGATCTGGTGGTCTGGGTCGGGCCGGAACTGGAAGGCTTCCTGGAAAAGCCGCTGAAGGCCAACGCGTCCAAGGCGACGCGGTTGACCCTGATGGACCAGAAGGGCCTGACCCTGCTGCAAACCCGCGAGGGCGGCGCCTGGGAGCCGCATGACCATGGGCATGAGGGGCATGACCACAAGGATCATGACCACAAGGATCATGATCATAAGGACCATGACGACGATCACGACGAGCTGAACAGCCACATCTGGCTCGACCCCGCCAATGCCCGCGCCATCGTCACCGCGACGGCGGAGGCGCTGGCCGCGAAGGATCCGGCCGATGCCGAGGCCTACCGCACCAACGCCGACCGTACGCTTCAGATGATCGACGCGCTGGACGCCGAGCTGAAGGCGACGCTGGCGCCGCTGAAGGACAAGCCCTTCGTCGTCTTCCACGACGCCTACCAGTATTTCGAGGCGCGCTATGACCTGTCGGCGGTCGGTTCCATCACCGTCAGCCCGGACCGCCGCCCCTCGGCCAAGCGGCTGTCGGCCATCCGCGCCAAGATCGCCGGGCTGAACGCCGCCTGCGTCTTCGCCGAACCGCAGTTCGAGCCGACGCTGGTCCGCACGGTGGTGGAAGGCACCAAGGCGAAGACCGGCGTGCTCGATCCCGAGGGCGCCGACCTGCCGGAGGGCGAGGCGCTCTATCCCACCCTGATGCGCAACCTCGCCGCATCGCTGCGCGGCTGCCTTGGCGCTTAAGCCACGGCCGGGCCTGTGCTAAACCGCTGGGAGGGCGGGGAAAGCCGGCCGCGGGAGCTGAAAGGGATGGGTGTCATGAAGATCGGTGTCGTCGGGTGCGCGGGGCGCATGGGCCAGATGCTGCTGCGCGAGATCGCGGCGACCGCGGGCTGCACGGTGGCCGGCGGGACCGAGCGGGTGGGGGGCCCGGCTCTGGGCAGGGATCTGGGCGTCCTGGCCGGGATCGACCCGCTGGGCGTGACCGCCATCGACGACCCGGTCGCCCTGTTCGCCGAGGCCGACGCGGTGATCGACTTCACCAGCCCCGACGCGACGGAGCGTCATGCGGCGCTGGCGGCCCAGTCGGAAACCGTGCTGGTCATCGGCACCACCGGCCTGAACCCGTCGCAACAGGCGGCCATCGCCACCGCGGCCACCCACACAGCCATCGTCCAATCGCCCAACATGTCGCTGGGCGTCAATCTGCTGCTGGCGCTGGTGGAGCAGGTGGCGCACGCGCTGGGCGACGATTTCGACATCGACATCCTGGAGATGCACCACCGCCGCAAGGTGGACGCGCCGTCGGGCACGGCACTCGGCCTCGGCCATGCCGCGGCGGCCGGGCGCGGGGTGGCGCTGGAGGATGTCTGGCGGAAGGTGCGCGACGGCCACACCGGCGCCCGGCCACAGGGCGAGATCGGCTTCGCCACGCTGCGCGGCGGCGACGTGATCGGCGACCACACCGTGATGTTCGCCGGTGACGGCGAGCGGATCGAACTGACCCACAAGGCGTCCGGCCGTCAGATCTATGCCAAGGGAGCGGTCCGCGCCGCCCTGTGGGCGCAGGACAAGACGCCGGGCCTCTACAGCATGCGCAACGTGCTGGGCCTCTGAACGGACGGGGCAGGCGGGGCGGGGCTTACACCCCCGTCCCGTCGCGCTCCAGCACCGCCAGGAAGGCCTCGATCACGCGCGGGTCGAAATGCCCGCCCGCTTCGGCGCGCAGCAGGTCCAACACCTCGGCGATGTCCCACGCCTTCTTGTAGGGACGGCGGTGCAGCAGCGCGTCGAACACATCGGCGACGGCGACGATGCGGCCGGCCAGCGGAATGGCGTCGCCGGCCAGCCCGCGCGGATAGCCGCTGCCGTCGAACTTCTCGTGGTGGCTTTCGGCGATCTCCGCCCCCATCGACAGATAACCGCGGCGGTCGCCGTCGCAGGCGTCGCGCAGGATGCTGCCGCCGATGGCGGCATGCTCGCGCATCACCGTCATTTCCGCGTCGTCCAGCCGGCCGGGCTTGCGCAGGATCGAGTCGGGGATGCCGACCTTGCCGACATCGTGCAGCACGCTGGCCAGCCCGATGGTGTCACAGAACCACTCGTCCAACTGGTCGGGGAAATTGTTGCGGGCGTGGAGTTCACGGGCGATCGCGGTGGCCCAGCGGCCCAGCCGCCTGACATGGTCGCCGGTGACCTCGTCCTTGTATTCGGCCAGCTTGCCCAGCGCATGGACGGTCGCGACCTGCGCCTGGTTCAGCCGTTCATAGAGCCGCAGATTGTCGAGCCCGGCCGCCGCCTTGGTGCAGAGAAGCTCCAGCAGCGGCCGGTCGCCATCGGTGAAGGGGCCGCCGATCAGGCAGAGCGCCAGCGGCGCGGCATCGCGGCTGTGCAGCACCGCCACGCCATGCCCCGTCCCGCTCCGCAGGTTCCAGCGCGCCCGGCCGTCGGCGAGCGCCGCCATGACGTCATCCGCCAGGTCCGCCGGCAACTCATCGAGCGCTACCCCGGCCGCCGCCAGGATCGCCGGAGCGCCGTCCCCGCCGATTCCGCACAGCAGGGCGGACCGGGCGTCGGTCGCCAGCGCCGCCGCCCGTGCGACCAGCCCGGCCAGGAACTGCGGGCGCGACCGCAGCCCGGCGAGATGGACGGCGGCCTCCAGCACCCGTTCCAGCCCCTGCCGGCTGCGCTCGATGGTGGCGATGTGCTGGTAGGACCGCAATGCGGCGACGGCGGCGGTGTAGAGTTTCTGCGCCGTCAGCTCGCTCTTGGCCTTGTAGTCGTTGATGTCGTAGCTGTCGATCACCTCCCGTTCGGGCGCCTGTCCCGGCTGGCCGGTGCGCAGGATGATGCGGATGTGGCGGTTGCCCATCTCCTCGCGGATATGGCGGACCAGCTTCAATCCGGCATCATCGGTCTCCATCACCACATCCAGCAGGATGGCGGCAATGCCGGGATGTTCGGCCAGCAGGATACGGGCCTGCCGCGCGGTATAGGCCGACAGGAAGCGGACCGGCCGTTCCTCGAAAATCATTTCGCCCAGCACGACGCGGGTGATGGCGTGGACCTCGTGATCGTCATCGACGATCAGGACCAGCCAGGGCGGGTTGCGCCGTCCTTCGGCCGCGCTCTCGGCCTCCGCGGCGAATTCCAACAGATCTCCAGGGGAAGGCCGCCGACCTTCTCCCGCCATTCCGTCCCTGCTGCTGCCGTCGGACATCACCGCCCCCGCGGACCGATTTGCCTCCGCCGGCCTCCCGCAAGGTACCGGCGCGTGCATCCCCCCGATGTGCCGACAATTTTCGAAGAGGTTATAATGATTTGTCAATGAAGCCGCCGCCATGCGCACACTTCTTGCGGGCTGGCCGCCCGACCGTGTCAGGCGGTGCGCTTCCAGGCGACGGTCAGAAGCCCGGCCCCCATCAGCAGCGACCCGCCGACCCGATTGACCGCCCGCTGCACCGAGGGGGTGCGCACCGCGCGCCGCGCCGCCGAGGCGAGCAGGGCATAGCCGGCGGCGTTCAGCGTCGCCAGCACCAGGAAGGTCGCCTCCATCACCACCATCTGTTCGGCCAGCGGCCGGGCGGCGTCGAGGAACTGCGGCAGGAAGGCGACGAAGAAGACGATGCTCTTGGGATTCAGCGCGGTGACGGCATAGGTGTGCAGCATCATGCGCCAGGGCCGCACCGCCGATTCGTCGGCCACGGCGTCGGTTCCCTTGACCGGCGCCCGCCACAGCTTGATGCCGAGATAGACCAGATAGGCGGCCCCCGCCCATTTCAGCAGGGTGAACAGCGCCGCCGAGGTCGACAGCAGCACCCCCAGCCCGAGCATCGAGGCGGTCATCGCCGTGAAGTCACCCAGCGCCACGCCGGCCACCGTCGCTATCGCCGATTTCCGCCCATGGCCCAGCGCATAGGAGACCACGATCAGCACCGTCGGCCCGGGGATCATCAGCATGATGGTGGCGGCGGCGGCGAAGGCGAGCCAAAGATCTGGGGACATCGAACGGATCTCCGGTGGGGCGATGATCCGTTCATCAATCCACAGCGTGGCGGCGCGCGCAACGTCCGCCTGCGATCAAATCCGCCGCGGCGGCCGCCGCGCGCCGCACAGTGTTTTCAGGAAGGGCAGCGCCAGCAGGATCTGCAAGCCGGCCCAGCCCAGCGCCTCCCAGTTCGGCCGGGTCCAATCGACCTCGTGCAGCGCCTCCAGGACGGGTAGCTGGCCGTAGATCAGCGATTCGAGCGGCACGAAGCCCTCCGCCACCACGGTCAGCAGCGCCGCCAGCAGCAGGCCGAAGCCGAGAGCCGACTCGACCGGCAGGCGGCGGACCGCGCCGCACAGCCCGCGCGGCCCGCCATCGGCGACGGGAACCGCCGGCCGGAACAGGCCGGCGATGCCGAGCGCGTCGCCGATCGCCGTCCCCGCCGGACGGCGGGCGGCGCGGATCAGCCCCAGCGCCGGCAGCGCCACCGCCTGGATCAGCAGATAGGGGTTGGGGAAGTCGCGGTAGCGGCCGTCGCCGATGATCAGCAGCGACCAGACCAGCGCCATCCCGCCCAGCGCCACCGCGCTCCAGCGCCCGACCCATTCGGTGCGGGTCAGGGCCGGGCGGGCATGGCGCAGCCCGGTCAGCGGCTCGCTCGCCAGACCGCCGCTCGCCAGCGCGCGGTGGGCGGTCAGCAGCACCGTCAGCACCAGCGCCGCGGTCAGCGTCAGCATCACCGCGGCCAGGGTGACGTCCTGCCAGTAACGCTTGCCATGCTCCGCCAGGAAGGCGGCGCGGACGAAGAGGGTGGACAGCGTCTGGGCCAGCAGGATCAGCGCGACCCAGCCGGTGCCCGGCAGATGGCGGCGCGGTAGCGCCAGCCCGCCGAGCAGCGCCAGCGCCAACCCGCTCGACGCCGCGAACAGCCAGGGCCAGGCGACATTGCCGACCACTGGCCCGGCCAGCGAGAATTTCGGCTTGCGGTCGGCGTTGTAGAGGCCCCAATGGCCGCCGACGGTGCCCTCCAGCTTGGCCTTCCATTCCTGGTCGAAGGCCTCGATCACGTTGTAGTCGAAGCCCTCCTGCTCGGCCATGCGGACGAAGGCGTTGACGAACTTCGCCTTGTTGACCAGCCCCGGCACGGCGGCACCGCGCGAGCGGCCCGCGGTCGGCCAGCCGGTCTCGCCGACCAGGATCGGCTTGCCGGGAAAGCGGTGGGCGATGGTCCGGTAGCTTTGGCGGATGCGCTCGGTGGCGCCCTCGACGCCGGCCGGCACATCCTCCCAATAGGGCAGCAGATGGATGGTCAGGTAATCGACGTGATCCGCGATCTGCGGGTATTTCAGCCACCATTCCCAGACGTCGGCATAGGACACCGGCTGTTTCACCGCCGCCTTGACGCGGTCGATGTAGCCGGCGACCTGCTCCGGCGTCAGCTCGCGCCGCAACAGCACCTCGTTGCCGACGATGACGCGGGTGATCACGTCGGGATAGCGGTTCGCCAGCGCGATCAACGAGGCGATCTCCGCCTCGTTCTTCTCGGTCTTCGACGACAGCCAGGCCCCCATGGTGACCTGAAGGCCATGCTTGCGCGCCAGTTCCGGCACCACCTGCAAGCCTTCCAGCGAGGTGTAGGTGCGGATGCCGGCCACCTGCGGCGCCAGCGCCGCGAGGTCCTCCTCGATCTGGGCGGTGGAGGGCAGGACGCCGGTCAGCGGGCTCTGCCCGTCGCGGAAGGGGGCGAAGGACACGCTGCGCAGCTTGCCGCCCGGCGGCGGGTCGAGCGGCACCGGCAGGTTCGGCAGGGACCAGACGGCGAGATTGGCGAGGCCGGCGACGAGCAGCGCGGCGAGGATCAGGATCAGGCGCATGGGCGGGATGTCTACACCAAAGGCTTGACGGTTTGAACGGCGACCGACTCACCAACAGGCCGGACGGCGATTTTATTCACGAGGCTCCGGACAGAAAATGGGCGCGTCCCCGGGGGAGACGCGCCCGTCAGTCGGTCAAGGATTGAGTGACGTGCCATCGTCACGGATTGGTGAACGGGTGGAAGGGGGCGTTTATTCCGGCGGGGGAGCGAATTTGTTGGGGAGGGGGCATTCGTAAGCGGCCCCCCCGGCACTCACCGCTCGACGAACGCCTTCTCGATGACGAAGCCGCCCGGCTCGCCGTTGGTGCCCATGACGAAACCGCGCCTCTCCATCATCGCCGTGGTCTCGGCCAGCATCGCCGGGCTGCCGCAGATCATCACCCGGTCCTTCTCGGCGTCCAGTTCCGGCAGGCCGAGATCTTCGTACAGCTTGCCGGTCTCCATCAGCGTGGTCAGGCGGCCCTGGTTGCGGAAGGGCTCGCGCGTCACCGTCGGGTAATAGAGCAGCTTCTCCTTCACCTGCTCGCCGAAGAACTCGTTCTCCGGCAGGCTGTGATGGATCAGGTCGTCATAGGCCAGCTCCGCCACCGTGCGGGTGCCGTGGGTCAGGATCACCCGGTCGAACTTCTCGTACATCTCCGGGTCCTTGATGATGCTGAGGAACGGCGCCAGGCCGGTGCCGGTGCTCAGCAGATACAGGTTGCGCCCGGGGAGCAGGTTGTCGGTGATCAGCGTGCCGGTCGCCTTGCGGTTGACCAGCAGCGTGTCGCCTTCCTTCAGATGCTGGAGCCGCGAGGTCAGCGGGCCGTCCTGCACCTTGATGCTGAAGAACTCCAGCGTCTCCTCGTAATGCGCGCTGACCAGGCTGTAGGCGCGCAGCAGGGGCCGGCCTTCGACCTCCAACCCGATCATGGTGAACTGCCCCGGCAGGAAGCGGAAGGACGGATCGCGCGTGGTGGTGAAGCTGAACAGCGTGTCGGTCCAGTGGTGAACGGTCAGCACGCGCTCTTTGATCAAGTTGCTCATCTGGGGCGTTCCAAAACCTGTCGAGGCCAAGCTCTGTTGGCAATGTTCAAACCAATGTCCGGGACGCTGCGTTCAGGTGGCCGGTGCGCGGGGGCGCGGGCGGGGCTGCCGCGACGCAACGCGCCGGACCCTATCAACAAACCCGGCCGAAGGCCACGGATTTATACCAGCCGGACGGCGGGCTTTCCGGCAAACAACACAGTCCGTGCCGTACAACATTGATCCCGGTCAAGCGGCGGCCTATTCGGCGCTGGGCGGCGCGAACAGGTAGGGGGAGAGGCCACGCAGATTCTCGTCGACGATAAGCCGATGATTCAACGGCGGAAACGACCGCTGCGAGCAGTCCAGCCGCGGGCACAGCCGGCAGTTCACCCCGATCGGCGTGGCGGCGTCGGTGTTGGTCAGGTCGAACCCATCCGCATAGGTGACCTGAGCCGCATGCTGGACGTCGCAGCCGAGCGCGACGGCGAACTGCTGCGGCGGGCTGCGGTGGCCGCCGCCGGCCTTCACCACGGTGCGGGCGATGGAGAAATAGGCGGTGCCGTCCGGCATCTCCGCCATCTGGCTGTGGATCTTGCCCGGCGTGCGGAACGCCTCGTAGACGATCCAGCGCGGGCAGCCGCCGCCGAAGCGGGCGAAATGGAAGCCGGCGCCGGAGAAGCGCTTCGACACGTTGCCGGCGCTGTCCACCCGCATGAAGAAGAAGGGCACGCCCTTGGCGCCCGAGCGGTGCAGGGTGGTCAGCCGGTGGCAGACCTGCTCGAAGGAGGCGTCGAAGCGCCGCCGCAGGATCTCGATGTCGTAGCGCAGCTGGGTCGCCGCCTCGTGGAAGCGGGCGTAGGGCATCAGCACCGCCGCCGCGAAGTAATTGGCCAGCCCGATGCGGGTCAGCCGCCGCGCCTCGTCGTCGGACAGGTTGGCGGCGTCGACGATGCCGTTCAGCAGGTCGCGATGGCGCAGCAGCGCGATCTGGCAGGCCAACTGGAAGGTGCGGCCCGACGGCGCCAGCATCTCCGACAGCAGGATGCGCCGGCTGTGGCGGTCGAAGCGGCGCACGGCGTAGCCCATCACCTCCGACGGCAGCAGGCGGACGCGGACGCTGTGCTGGGTGCTCAGCCAATCGACCAGCCCGCGATAGAGGTCGCCGCGCTCCAGCTTGCCGTCCTGCCACAGGCTCTCCGCCGCCGCCTCCAGCTCGGGGAAGTGGTTGGAATGGGTCTGGAACAGGTCGCGCACCTCGTCCTGGGGGAAGCCGGTGGCCTGCACCAGATGCAGCTTCTCGTGGTCCGCCACCCGCTCCGCCAGCGCCTGGAGATCGTCGCGGGCGCCGCGGAAGCCGCGATAGAGCGCCACCACCGCCTGGCCCAGCGTCGGCGCCACCGCCGCCAGTTCGCGGAAATCCTGGTTCTTGATGTCGGAGCCATCGAACAGAGGGTCGGCGAACACCTCGCGCAATCCCGCCACCAGCCGGCTTTCCTCATCCTCGGCGAAGGCCTGGAGATCGACGCCGAACCGCTGGCCCAGCTTCAGCAGCAGCGGCACGGTGACCGGGCGCTGGTTGTGCTCGATCAGGTTCAGATAGCTGGGGGAGATGCCGAGCTGGTCGGCCATCTGCGCCTGGGTCAGCCCCTGGTCGCGGCGCAGGCGGCGGACCTTCGGACCCAGCATCGCCTTCTTGTCCATGCTCGCCACCGCACCTCTCCGCTTTACAAGATTTACCGATTTACAGCCTTGTGAAGACAGCAGTTTACAAACGGACCTTTTTACAAACAAGGGCTTATTGCAACGCACTCGGGCCGGGTTTAACTGTTGATCCACGGCCGCGCTGTAAAGCGCAAGCGGCCCCGAAGACACCGGACGGCAGAGCCAAGGCGGGAGGAAACGCCACTGTCCGCAACCGGATGCCGGGACCGACAAAAGGCCCGCCCCGAGACCCCAGTTCCGCCCCGATCGCCGGGCGCGCCGGACAACAAGGAACCTGACCCATGTCGCTCGATGAAAAGACCAAGACCGCCATCCACGCCGCCCGCTACGAGGGCATCCGCCGCGACTACACCATGGACGACGTCAAGCGTCTGAGCGGCTCGGTCAAGATCGAGTACACGCTGGCCGAGCTGGGCGCGCGCCGCCTGTGGGAGCTGCTGAACACCGAGCCCTACATCAACACGCTGGGCGCGCTGACCGGCAACCAGGCGATGCAGGCGGTCAAGGCCGGCCTGAAGGCGATCTACCTGTCGGGCTGGCAGGTCGCCGGCGACGCCAACACGGCCGGCCAGATGTATCCGGACCAGAGCCTGTATCCGGTGAACTCGGTCCCGGCGGTTGTCGAGCGCATCAACAACACCTTCAAGCGCGCCGACGAGATCCAGACCTCCGAGGGCAAGGGCGACACCTATTGGTTCGCGCCGATCATCGCCGACGCCGAGGCCGGCTTCGGCGGCCCGCTGAACGCCTTCGAGCTGATGAAGGCGATGATCAAGGCCGGTGCCGCCGGCGTGCACTGGGAAGACCAGCTGGCGTCGGAGAAGAAGTGCGGCCATCTCGGCGGCAAGGTGCTGATCCCGACGCAGCAGCACATCCGCACGCTGAACGCCGCCCGTCTGGCCGCCGACACCTGCGGCACCTCGACCCTGGTGATCGCCCGCACCGACGCGGAGTCGGCGCAGCTCATCACCTCGGACATCGACGAGCGTGACCATCCCTTCATCGATTTCGACAGCGGCCGCACCACCGAAGGCTTCTTCCGCCTGAAGAAGGGCATGGGTGTGGATCACTGCATCGCCCGCGGCCTGTCCTACGCGCCCTATTCGGACCTGATGTGGTGGGAAACCTCCAAGCCGAACCTGGACGAGGCGCGCCGCTTCGCCGAGGCCGTGCACAAGCAGTTCCCCGGCAAGATGCTGGCCTACAACTGCTCGCCCTCCTTCAACTGGAAGGCCAACCTGGACGACGCCACCATCGCCAAGTACCAGCGCGAGCTGGGCGCCATGGGTTACAAGTTCCAGTTCGTCACCCTGGCCGGCTTCCACAGCCTGAACTATTCGGCCTTCACGCTCGCCAAGGGCTACGCCGAGCGCGGCATGGCCGCCTATTCCGAATTGCAGCAGGCCGAGTTCGCGGCCGAGAAGGACGGCTACACCGCCACCAAGCACCAGCGCGAAGTTGGCACCGGCTACTTCGACGCGGTCGCCACGGCGATCTCCGGCGGCACCTCCTCGACCACCGCGTACAAGGACTCCACCGAGGCTGACCAGTTCCATTGATCGCGGGTTCCGATCATTGGGACTGGTCCGTGATCCAGTGTGCGAGCTGGATCTTTTCGAACGGCTGATGCTTTGACTTGCCGACGGCCGGGGGCCTTCCCCCCGGCCGCTTTTTTGCGTGTGGGCGGGGCATTGGCGATAAGCCTTCGGTGTAGCCAAGCCCCCATGGTATGGCAGCCTTGCGCCACATCAACCGGTGGTACGGTCCGGACGGCCTGAAAGTCTTGAGCGGGGCTGGAAAAACGCCGCCGAATCGCCTGTATGGCCGCGATTCCGCCAAGACGTGGGCTTGGGTGCGGCGCGGAATCCCTTGTTGACTTGGGATCATATCGGGACCAATTAAGTCCGCATGCTGAAAACAAACCGATCCGGGACGTGAAGGTCCCACACGCCGGCACCCCGACCTCGGGCCACCGGCGGGCGGAACTGGCCGCCGCGCAACCGCTTGCGCGGCGATGACCGTTTGCCGACCGCCTCCCCGCTCCGGCGGGGCCCCGACGGGGTCTCCCCTGGTCGACATGCCATCGGAGAGCTTCCGGCGTTCTTTGGTGAAACGATGAAAGGACAAGACAGTATGGATCAATCGCTCGCAGGAAAGTCCATCGCCATCCTCGTCTCCAACGGCTTCGAAGAAGCGGAGATGACCGAGCCGCAACGCGCCCTGATCAAGACCGGCGCCACCCTGCGCACCATCTCCACCGAGACGGGTCTGGTCAACGGCTGGCACGGCAAGTCCTGGGGCCATTACTTCCCGGTGGACAAGCATCTGAGCGAGGCGCTCGGCGCCGACTTCGACATGCTGGTGCTGCCGGGCGGTGAGCGCAGCGTGGCCAAGTTGCAGCAGTCGGCCCACACCCGCCGCATCGTCGGTCATTTCCTCGATGCCGGCAAGCCGATCGCCGCCATCGACCAGGGCATCCAGCTGCTCGCCATCCCCGGCAAGCTGCGCGGCCGCCTGCTGGCCGCTCCGGAAGCCTACCGCGCCGACCTGACCGCCGCCGGCGGCCGGATCAGCGACGAGGCGCTGGTCGTCGACGACATCACGGTCTCGGCGCTGGGCCAGGACCAGCTGAACGAGTTCGTCGAAGCCGTGGTGAAGCTGTTCACCGAGCTGGGATCCGTTCGCGCGGCCGCCTGATCTCCATCCTCAGCCGGTCCCGAAACGGCCGCCGCACCAACAGGGTGCGGCGGCCGTTTCGTTTTGGCGGCTGTTTCGTCCCGCCAGTCCGATACCCGAGCAATCCACTCGCCTTCCGCGTTGATAATTTTAAACATTCAGATTATTATCATTGAGGACACGATGATTCCATCGGGCGGGACCTTGTCTTGCTGATGACTTGGCGGGGATGCGGGCAGAATGGCTAAAATCCGTGCATTTGGACGACTTACCATCCGCGCCAAGATCATCGTCGCGGTGCTCGGAACAGTTGTCATGGCCGGCGCCTTCGGTCTTTTCACGCTGAGTCGGCTTGAAATACTAAACAATGCCGCCGAGACGATGCGCGGCCGTTCGCTTCCCGCGACGCAGCTCGCCGGTCAATTGACCTCGGCCGCGCAGAGCCACCGCATCGCCGAGGCCGCCTATGCGCTCGCGACCAACGAGATGCAGGTGAACCAGGCGGAAAAGGGCTGGACCGAGGCGGTGGCCGAGGTGGCCGCCC
It encodes:
- the znuC gene encoding zinc ABC transporter ATP-binding protein ZnuC produces the protein MSTPQPSRLQPSQDPSALFSGPLAWTEDLTVRFGGRTVLDRVSIAVQPGEVVTLIGPNGAGKTTLVRAVLGLVAPDGGRVLRRPNLRVGYMPQRLAVDQTLPLTVRRFLALWRPVTADRVTAALEEAGVTRLAESAVQTISGGEMQRVLLARALLGDPDLLVLDEPDQAVDVHGQAELFNRIAEVRQRRGCGVLLVSHDLHTVMARTDRVICLNGHVCCSGRPEDVSRHPEYHALFGGHARDLAVYVHHHDHAHAEDGKVVHDHDGDCCHG
- the znuA gene encoding zinc ABC transporter substrate-binding protein ZnuA, coding for MRLTALSTMMTAALLTTAAALPAHAEAPKVVVSIKPIHSLVASVMHGVGEPVLLVRGGASPHSYTMKPSDAKALSAADLVVWVGPELEGFLEKPLKANASKATRLTLMDQKGLTLLQTREGGAWEPHDHGHEGHDHKDHDHKDHDHKDHDDDHDELNSHIWLDPANARAIVTATAEALAAKDPADAEAYRTNADRTLQMIDALDAELKATLAPLKDKPFVVFHDAYQYFEARYDLSAVGSITVSPDRRPSAKRLSAIRAKIAGLNAACVFAEPQFEPTLVRTVVEGTKAKTGVLDPEGADLPEGEALYPTLMRNLAASLRGCLGA
- the dapB gene encoding 4-hydroxy-tetrahydrodipicolinate reductase gives rise to the protein MKIGVVGCAGRMGQMLLREIAATAGCTVAGGTERVGGPALGRDLGVLAGIDPLGVTAIDDPVALFAEADAVIDFTSPDATERHAALAAQSETVLVIGTTGLNPSQQAAIATAATHTAIVQSPNMSLGVNLLLALVEQVAHALGDDFDIDILEMHHRRKVDAPSGTALGLGHAAAAGRGVALEDVWRKVRDGHTGARPQGEIGFATLRGGDVIGDHTVMFAGDGERIELTHKASGRQIYAKGAVRAALWAQDKTPGLYSMRNVLGL
- a CDS encoding response regulator — its product is MEFAAEAESAAEGRRNPPWLVLIVDDDHEVHAITRVVLGEMIFEERPVRFLSAYTARQARILLAEHPGIAAILLDVVMETDDAGLKLVRHIREEMGNRHIRIILRTGQPGQAPEREVIDSYDINDYKAKSELTAQKLYTAAVAALRSYQHIATIERSRQGLERVLEAAVHLAGLRSRPQFLAGLVARAAALATDARSALLCGIGGDGAPAILAAAGVALDELPADLADDVMAALADGRARWNLRSGTGHGVAVLHSRDAAPLALCLIGGPFTDGDRPLLELLCTKAAAGLDNLRLYERLNQAQVATVHALGKLAEYKDEVTGDHVRRLGRWATAIARELHARNNFPDQLDEWFCDTIGLASVLHDVGKVGIPDSILRKPGRLDDAEMTVMREHAAIGGSILRDACDGDRRGYLSMGAEIAESHHEKFDGSGYPRGLAGDAIPLAGRIVAVADVFDALLHRRPYKKAWDIAEVLDLLRAEAGGHFDPRVIEAFLAVLERDGTGV
- a CDS encoding LysE family translocator, with translation MSPDLWLAFAAAATIMLMIPGPTVLIVVSYALGHGRKSAIATVAGVALGDFTAMTASMLGLGVLLSTSAALFTLLKWAGAAYLVYLGIKLWRAPVKGTDAVADESAVRPWRMMLHTYAVTALNPKSIVFFVAFLPQFLDAARPLAEQMVVMEATFLVLATLNAAGYALLASAARRAVRTPSVQRAVNRVGGSLLMGAGLLTVAWKRTA
- a CDS encoding glycosyl hydrolase family 17 protein, with the translated sequence MRLILILAALLVAGLANLAVWSLPNLPVPLDPPPGGKLRSVSFAPFRDGQSPLTGVLPSTAQIEEDLAALAPQVAGIRTYTSLEGLQVVPELARKHGLQVTMGAWLSSKTEKNEAEIASLIALANRYPDVITRVIVGNEVLLRRELTPEQVAGYIDRVKAAVKQPVSYADVWEWWLKYPQIADHVDYLTIHLLPYWEDVPAGVEGATERIRQSYRTIAHRFPGKPILVGETGWPTAGRSRGAAVPGLVNKAKFVNAFVRMAEQEGFDYNVIEAFDQEWKAKLEGTVGGHWGLYNADRKPKFSLAGPVVGNVAWPWLFAASSGLALALLGGLALPRRHLPGTGWVALILLAQTLSTLFVRAAFLAEHGKRYWQDVTLAAVMLTLTAALVLTVLLTAHRALASGGLASEPLTGLRHARPALTRTEWVGRWSAVALGGMALVWSLLIIGDGRYRDFPNPYLLIQAVALPALGLIRAARRPAGTAIGDALGIAGLFRPAVPVADGGPRGLCGAVRRLPVESALGFGLLLAALLTVVAEGFVPLESLIYGQLPVLEALHEVDWTRPNWEALGWAGLQILLALPFLKTLCGARRPPRRI
- a CDS encoding ferredoxin--NADP reductase, encoding MSNLIKERVLTVHHWTDTLFSFTTTRDPSFRFLPGQFTMIGLEVEGRPLLRAYSLVSAHYEETLEFFSIKVQDGPLTSRLQHLKEGDTLLVNRKATGTLITDNLLPGRNLYLLSTGTGLAPFLSIIKDPEMYEKFDRVILTHGTRTVAELAYDDLIHHSLPENEFFGEQVKEKLLYYPTVTREPFRNQGRLTTLMETGKLYEDLGLPELDAEKDRVMICGSPAMLAETTAMMERRGFVMGTNGEPGGFVIEKAFVER